GATCCACTTCGACATTTTGGTCGACGATATCGAAGTGGCCCAGGCAGAAGCGATCGCGTTGGGCGCGACTCCGGTCCAGCTGGACACCGACGGCGCCTTCCGCGTCTATGCAGATCCGGTAGGGCACACCTTCTGTCTTGTCTGGCTGCCCGACGAGTGACGATCGGCGATCGCGGTGGTCGCTGTTCCTTGCGATCAAACCGCTACGACTCGATGCGCTCCAGGAGCCAGCGCGGCCCGACAGTGTGTGCCCCGAGCGCCTCAACACGATCGCGTAGTCCGCGATCTGCGGTCACGACAGTGATCGAACGGTTGCTGTCCTCCTCAACGGCTGCCGCTACCACGCCAACGATCGCGTCATCTCCCGAACCGTCCGCCAGCACGACATGTAGGCTTTCGAATTCCGGATTCGTCTGGACAGCACCTGCGGCCTTCGCCACACCCTCGAGCACGGCAACCACCTGGGCCGGCCGCTCCAGGTGCTCGTCCAACCTCGTCAGCTTCACGAGCAATCGCCCGGCCGCACCAGTGCGATCGCGCCACCAACCATCGGGCCGCGAGCCGACGACATTCGCTGCATCCACCACAATCAGCTGGACCGGGTCATCCGTCACACCCTCGGTCTCCTTCCTCTGGAACGACTGCTGAGCTGAGAAAGGCATCGACTCAGCGCCGACCGATGCCGCGTGTACTCAGATCGCTGACTTGACCGCGGCATCGCGATTCCCGCCCGAGGCCCCGCGAGTCGGCCTCCCGGTGCTGGTGTCAGCTGGTTCAGCATATGCCTTGACCGCTGCGTGTCGGTGACAGCGCGGCCAGCCGGGTGCATCCCGCTCCTGGTCAGCACCGGTTATCTCCGCGATTCTCCGCCAGGAGCGGCGCCGAGGCCTGTTGCGCTGGCACAGTCCGATACCTGGCCGGCGTGCTCCGGCCCGCCGCGCCGGAGCAGGTTCAGCTGCGGTGACCGTATCGGCGGGTTTCATGCCCCGATCATCGAGGCATCCCGGCGGACCAGCGCGTGCTCGGATTGTCGGCGCGACCGCCGGTGGCCTGCTGATGTCGACGACGCCGGTGCCGAGCGCCATGGCCGAGGTCGGACACCCTTTTTTGTCGAATCACCGATATGACCCATTATTTTGTGTTCTGCTCGAACGGTGAGCCAAGTCCACTTGGGGCACATTTATCACATTGCCGGTCGTCCCGTTGCCGACGATGCGGCTGACGCTCTGGTCGCGGTGCCGGACGGCGCTCTGGTAATCGGTGACGACGGTCGGATCGGTTACTGCGGTAGCCGCGACGAGGTCCCGTCCGAATACCGCGGCGGAAAGGCGTTCGATCACCGCCCAGGCTTTCTCCTTCCTGGTTTCGTCGACACCCATGTTCATTTTCCGCAGACCTTCGCCGGCGACGCGTACGGCGGTGGTCAGCTGCTGGAATGGCTCAATCTCTGCATGTACCCCGCGGAATCCCGGTATGCGGAACCCGACTTCGCGCAGCGGGCGGCCGTCGAATTCTGCGCGCGACGCATCGCGGCGGGAACAACCGCGGCGATGGTCTTCGGGTCGGCTTTTCCGCAAGCGCAAGACTCGTTGTTCACCGAAACGCTACGGCATGGCTTGCGGATGGTCAGCGGCCGCGGGATCCAGACGACGGGAGACCAGTCCGCGGCGCCCCTGATCACTTCGGAGGAAGACGCCCTGAGGTTGACGAGGGAGGAGATCGAGAAATGGCATGCCGCCGATACCGGTGATGTCGATACGGCACTCTTGCATGTGGCTGTCGTTCCTCGCTTTTCGCTATCGGTGACGCGTGAGACGCTGAAGAATCTTGGTGAACTGTATGATTCGGTTCGTGATCGCGGTGTCTATTTCCACAGTCACCTCAACGAGAACAATCGCCCTGGAACCGGTGAGGTCGAAACCACCAAGCAGGTCTACCGAGTCGATTCGTACCTCGACACCTACGACGGGAAGTTCCTGGTCGGCTCGGCCGAGGGTGGCAAGAGCCTGCTCGGTCGGCGCAGCATCCTCGCGCATTGCGTGCACTGTCAGGACATCGAACTCGAGCGGATGGCCGAGACCGGCACTTCGGTCGCACACTGTCCTGTTTCGCAGCAGTTTTTGGGATCCGGCACGATGCCGTGGAAGCGGACGATCGCCTCTGGAGTCAACGTGGCCGCGGGAACCGACTTCGGCGGTGGGGATGAATGGCTGATCCCGCAGGTCTTGT
The DNA window shown above is from Nocardia sp. NBC_01730 and carries:
- a CDS encoding amidohydrolase family protein → MSQVHLGHIYHIAGRPVADDAADALVAVPDGALVIGDDGRIGYCGSRDEVPSEYRGGKAFDHRPGFLLPGFVDTHVHFPQTFAGDAYGGGQLLEWLNLCMYPAESRYAEPDFAQRAAVEFCARRIAAGTTAAMVFGSAFPQAQDSLFTETLRHGLRMVSGRGIQTTGDQSAAPLITSEEDALRLTREEIEKWHAADTGDVDTALLHVAVVPRFSLSVTRETLKNLGELYDSVRDRGVYFHSHLNENNRPGTGEVETTKQVYRVDSYLDTYDGKFLVGSAEGGKSLLGRRSILAHCVHCQDIELERMAETGTSVAHCPVSQQFLGSGTMPWKRTIASGVNVAAGTDFGGGDEWLIPQVLSAAFKVHISEPGDDGVSMHPAEMLFTGTLAGARALDMESRFGNFDLGKEADFIVVEPARCPALAGALAQGIRSEDPRSARDQTLFALLMGMREPVISEVYVRGHRIDGA